A genomic segment from Aegilops tauschii subsp. strangulata cultivar AL8/78 chromosome 1, Aet v6.0, whole genome shotgun sequence encodes:
- the LOC109760125 gene encoding serine/threonine-protein kinase 52 → MKEAAGGGGDGAGGFVRADQIDLKSLDEQLDRHLARAWTLDKPKRGAGDGQERRQQPREDWEADPARLVVRGVIARGTFGTVHRGVYDGLDVAVKLLDWGEDGHRSEQEITAIRAAFSQEVSVWHKLDHPNVTKFIGAIMGAGDLNIQTEDGNIGMPSNVCCVIVEYLAGGALKTFLIKNRRRKLAFKVVVQIALDLARGLSYLHSKKIVHRDVKTENMLLDKTRTVKIADFGVARHEAANPSDMTGETGTLGYMAPEVLNGNAYNRKCDVYSYGICLWEVYCCDMPYADLSFSEVTSAVVRQNLRPEIPRCCPSAFANVMKRCWDANPDKRPEMAEVVTMLEAIDTSKGGGMIPVDQARGIGCLSCLRPRRGP, encoded by the exons ATGAaggaggcggctggcggcggcggggacggggcCGGGGGGTTCGTGCGGGCGGACCAGATCGACCTCAAGAGCCTCGACGAGCAGCTCGACCGTCATCTGGCCCGCGCATGGACCCTGGACAAGCCCAAGCGCGGCGCCGGCGACGGCCAGGAGCGGCGGCAGCAGCCGCGGGAGGACTGGGAGGCCGACCCCGCCAGGCTCGTCGTCCGGGGCGTCATCGCGCGCGGCACCTTCGGCACCGTCCACCGCGGCGTCTACGACGGCCTCGACGTCGCAG TGAAACTGCTTGATTGGGGAGAGGATGGTCACAGGTCAGAGCAAGAAATAACAGCAATAAGAGCAGCCTTTTCACAAGAAGTCTCCGTCTGGCATAAGCTTGATCATCCAAATGTAACTAAG TTTATAGGGGCTATAATGGGTGCTGGGGATCTGAATATTCAGACAGAAGATGGAAACATTGGCATGCCAAGTAATGTGTGCTGTGTCATTGTGGAGTACCTTGCTGGAGGTGCACTGAAAACATTTCTGATAAAGAACAGGAGAAGGAAGTTGGCTTTTAAAGTTGTGGTCCAGATAGCTCTTGACCTTGCCAGGGG ATTAAGCTATCTTCACTCGAAGAAAATTGTGCACCGTGATGTGAAGACTGAAAACATGCTTCTTGACAAAACAAGGACTGTAAAAATCGCAGATTTTGGTGTTGCTCGCCATGAGGCTGCAAACCCCAGTGATATGACAGGCGAAACAGGCACCCTTGGCTACATGGCGCCTGAG GTTCTCAACGGCAACGCTTACAACAGGAAATGTGACGTCTACAGCTATGGGATCTGCTTATGGGAGGTCTACTGCTGCGACATGCCGTACGCGGACCTGAGCTTCTCGGAGGTCACGTCCGCTGTTGTTCGTCAG AACCTGAGGCCGGAGATCCCGCGGTGCTGCCCGAGCGCCTTTGCGAACGTGATGAAGCGGTGCTGGGACGCGAACCCCGACAAGCGGCCGGAGATGGCGGAGGTGGTGACGATGCTGGAGGCGATCGACACGTCCAAGGGCGGGGGCATGATCCCCGTGGACCAGGCGAGGGGCATCGGGTGCCTCTCCTGCCTAAGGCCGCGCAGGGGCCCCTGA
- the LOC141039188 gene encoding uncharacterized protein codes for MSSSLALLLLLAAASAPTLAVGVSPAVNPRVLPAAASSNDTLQRGIVATNQTANSVTSTLHIISDLVRDLNTCTGYYTTMAKTVAAALDDLHAGRVVNATDKLNDALGAPSDCDILLSGVGVIGKVDRNPIRKENGDNEKLVQLAINILNPPRS; via the coding sequence ATGAGTTCCTCCCTGgccctgctcctcctcctcgcagCAGCCAGCGCCCCTACCCTCGCAGTCGGCGTCTCCCCTGCCGTCAACCCGAGAGTGCTCCCGGCGGCCGCCTCCTCAAACGACACGCTGCAGCGCGGCATCGTCGCCACCAACCAGACCGCGAACAGCGTGACGTCCACGCTGCACATCATCTCAGACCTCGTGCGCGACCTCAACACCTGCACTGGGTACTACACGACCATGGCCAAGACGGTGGCCGCCGCCCTCGACGACCTTCACGCCGGACGCGTCGTCAACGCGACCGATAAGCTGAACGACGCCCTGGGCGCGCCTAGTGACTGCGACATCTTGCTGAGCGGCGTAGGAGTGATCGGGAAGGTCGATCGTAATCCCATTCGGAAGGAGAACGGCGACAACGAGAAGCTTGTCCAGTTAGCCATCAACATCTTGAACCCGCCGAGAAGCTAG
- the LOC141039189 gene encoding uncharacterized protein, which translates to MRSSLALLLLFGAAIAPILTTGVSPAVNTSVLSPGPTPGSANDTLQRGIIATNQIAHNVTATLGIISDLVRDLNTCTRLYMTMATKVAAALDDLHAGRVDNAADELTDTVGAPIDCDMVLMGIGEIEKVPRDPIESENDENDRLIQLAIDILDPPSS; encoded by the coding sequence ATGAGATCCTCCCTGGCCCTGCTCCTCCTCTTCGGAGCAGCCATCGCCCCTATCCTCACTACCGGTGTCTCCCCTGCCGTCAACACGAGCGTGCTCTCGCCTGGCCCGACGCCCGGCTCCGCGAACGACACGCTGCAGCGCGGCATCATCGCCACCAACCAGATCGCGCATAACGTGACGGCTACGCTGGGCATCATCTCCGACCTGGTGCGCGACCTCAACACCTGCACCAGACTCTACATGACCATGGCCACGAAGGTGGCCGCCGCCCTGGACGACCTTCACGCCGGACGCGTCGACAACGCGGCCGATGAGCTGACCGACACCGTGGGTGCGCCTATTGACTGCGACATGGTGCTGATGGGCATTGGAGAGATCGAGAAGGTCCCTCGTGATCCCATTGAAAGCGAGAATGACGAGAACGATCGACTAATCCAATTAGCCATCGACATCTTGGACCCGCCGAGTAGCTAG